CCCTCCCCGGCTCGGAGTTGCTCGACCGCACCGAGAGCCCCGCCCTCCTGGAACGCCTCTTCGCCGCCGGCCGCTACCACCTGCTCTCCGCCAGCGGCCTCTTCCCGCCCCGCCTGACCGGCCTGTGGACCGGCGACTGGGACACCGCCTGGTCGGGAGCGTTCACCAACGACGCCAACGTCAACCTCCAGACCGCGTCCGCGGCGGCCGCCGCCCTGCCCGAAGTCACCGAGGCCCTCGCCTCCCTGATCCACGGCCAGCTCGACGACTGGCGGGACAACGCCCGCGCCGTCTTCGGCGCCCGCGGGGTGGTCGCCCCGCCGCACAGCGACGGCGAGTCGGGGCTGACGTACCACTTCAGCCGCGAATACCCGCTGCACCTGTGGACGGCCGGCGCCGACTGGCTGCTCAAGCCGCTCGTCGACCACGACGAGACCCGCGGCGAGCGCGACCCGCGCACCGCCGCCGTGCTCGCCGAAGTCGCCCTGTTCTACGAGGACTTCCTCACCCGCACCGACACTGGCGGGAACCTCGTCGTCGTCCCCTCCTACTCACCCGAGAACCGGCCCGCCAACGGCAGTTGGGGTGCGATCAACGCGGCCATGGACCTCTCGGCCGCCCGGCACGCCCTGCACACGGCGGCCGACTACCACCCCGAGTCGGCGGAGCGCCGGCGAGCCCTCGCCGACCGGCTCCCGCCCCACCGGATCAACGACGACGGCGCCCTCGCCGAATGGGCCTGGCCCGGCCTCGACGACACCTACGACCACCGCCACCTCAGCCACCTCTACGGCGTCTGGCCGCTCGACGAGATCACCCCGTACGACACCCCCGACCTCGCCGCGGCCGCGCACCGCGCGCTCGAACTCCGGGGCGCCGAGAACGACTCGGCCCACGGCCACCTCCACCACGCCCTCGTCGCCGCCCGGCTGCGCGACGGCGAACGGGTCGCGCACGCCCTCGGCCAGGTCCTCAAGGGCGACTTCTTCCACGCCTCCCTGATGAGCGCGCACTACCCGAACCGCGACGTCTACAACGCGGACGCCGCACACACCCTCCCGGCCGTGCTCATCGAGATGCTCGTGCAGTCCACGCCGGACCGGCTGGTCCTGCTGCCGGCCCTCCCGGCGGCGTACCCGTCAGGCGAACTCAAGGGCGTCCGCACCCGGTTCGGGGCGGAGCTCGACCTCAGCTGGACCCCGCAGGAAGCGACCGCGGTGCTACGCCCCACCCGTACGCACCGCATCGAGATCCGGACTTCCACCGGCGCGCGGCCGCTCGACCTCGTCGCCGGAGAAGACCACGTCCTCCCGCTTGGGGCGTGGTAACCACCCCCGCATTTCCCCCCACCCATGGAAAGGGACACCATGGCAAAGAGCACACTGCGCAAGATCACCATGGCGATTCTGGCCCCGGCGATGGCCCTCGGCGCCACCGTCGGCCTCGCCTCCGCCCCCGCCTCGGCCGCCGTCTGGAACTCCTGCGACCAGTGGGGCAGCACCAGCCTGAACGGCTACACGCTCTACAACAACATCTGGGGTTCCGGCGCCGGCAGCCAGTGCATCTGGGCCAACTCCGGCACCAACTGGGGTGTCTGGGCCGACCACCCCAACACCGGCGGCATCAAGTCCTACCCCGACTCCAAGAAGGTGATCAACAAGACGATCACCTCCCTCGGCTCGCTCTCCAGCAGCTACAACGTCACGGTCCCGTCGTCCGGCGCGTACAACACGTCGTACGACATCTGGGACACGGACTACGACTACGAGATCATGCTCTGGGTCAACTACAACGGAGCCGTCGGTCCGCTGGGCACCTCGCAGGGCAACGTCACCCTCGGCGGCCACACCTGGACCGTCTACAAGGGCAGCAACGGCGCCAACGAGGTCTTCTCGTTCCTGCGCACCTCCGACTCCACCTCCGGCACGGTCAACGTCCTGCCGATCCTGAAGTGGATCAAGGACACCAAGGGCTGGTTCGGCAACGAGACCATCGGTGACGTGCAGTTCGGCTACGAGATCACGTCCTCGTCCGGCGGGCTGAACTTCACGACCAACAACCTGACGGTCAGCAGCAGTTGAGCGGGCGGGGTGGGGTGTCGCACGGGATCCGTGCGACACCCCACCCCTGATCGGCACCCACCCCCCACCGATCTCGGACACGCGTGTGCGGCCGGTCCCTCCCCTATGGGGACCGGCCGCACCGGCGCGTCTACTCCGCTACGGGCAGGCGCGCCCCGTCCCGCAGGAACAGCGGGATACGGTCCAGCGGGGCGTCGACCGTCACGGTCGTGCCGCCCTCGTACGTCTCACCGGTCCACGCGTCCGTCCAGGTCGCGCCGGCCGGGAGATAGGCCGTGCGGGCCGTCGCGCCCGCCGTCAGCACCGGGGCCACCAGCAGGTCGCCGCCGAAGAGATACGCGTCGTCGACGGACCAGGCCGCGTGGTCCTCGGGGAACTCCAGGAACAGCGGCCGCATGGGCGGCAGGCCCTCCTCGTGGGCCTCCCGCATCACCTGGAGGACATACGGCTTCAGCCGCTCGCGCAGCCGCAGATACCGCTCCAGGATCGCGCCGGCCTCCTCGCCGTACGACCACACCTCGTTCGGACCGCCGGTCATCTCCGGGCCCAGCGGCATACCCGGGTCGCGGAAGCCGTGCAGGCGCATCAGCGGCGACAGGGCGCCGAACTGGAACCAGCGGACCATGACCTCGCGGTACGCCTCGTCGTCCGGGTCGCCGCCGTGGAAGCCGCCGATGTCGGTGTTCCACCAAGGGATGCCGGAGAGCGCGGTGTTGAGGCCGGCCGCGATCTGGCGGCGCAGGGTCGGGAAGTCGGTGCCGATGTCGCCGGACCACAGAGCGGCGCCGTAGCGCTGACTGCCCGCCCACGCCGAGCGGTTGAGGGTGATGACCTCCTCGCCCTCGGCCGTCAGGCCCTCGTGGAAGGTGCGGGCGTTCTCCGCCGGGTAACTGTTGCCGACCTCCAGGCCCGGGCCCGCCCAGTAGCGCAGGTTCTCCGAGAAGCCCGGCTTCAGCTCCGGCTCGCAGGCGTCCAGCCAGAAGGCCGTGATGCCGTACGGGATCAGGTAGTTGTCGCGGACGCGCGACCACATGAAGTCGCGGGCCTCGGGGTTCGTGGCGTCGTAGAACGCGACCTGGACCGTGGAGGCGACCTCCTTGTCCGGCCAGTCGGCGTGCGCCATCGGGCCGTACTGGGTGCCGATGAAGTAGCCGCGCTGCTCCATGAGCTGGTGGTTCTCGCTCAGCGGGGACACCGACGGCCAGACGGAGACGACGAGTTTGATGCCGAGCTCCTCCAGCTCCCGCACCATGGCGCCCGGGTCGGGCCACTCGCTCAGGTCGAACTTCCAGTCGCCCAGGTGCGTCCAGTGGAAGAAGTCGCAGACGATCGCGGAGATGGGCAGGCCACGGCGCTTGTACTCCCGTGCCACGGCGAGGAGTTCGTCCTGCGTGCGGTAGCGCAGCTTGCACTGCCAGAAGCCCGCCGCCCACTCCGGCATCATCGGGGTGCGGCCCGTCACCGCGGAGTAGCGGCGCTGACCGTCGGCCGGGGCGCCCGCGGTGATCCAGTAGTCGATCTGACGGGCCGAGTCGGCGACCCAGCGGGTGCCGTTGTGCGCGAGCTCGACCCGGCCGATCGCCGGGTTGTTCCACAGCAGGGTGTAGCCGCGGCTGGAGCTCAGCACCGGGATGCCGACCTCGGCGTTGCGTTGCACCAGGTCGAGGACCAGGCCCTTCTGGTCGAGCCTGCCGTGCTGGTGCTGGCCGAGGCCGTACAGCTTCTCGTCGTCGTACGCGGCGAAGCGCTGCTCCAGCCGGTGGTGGCCGTTGCCGACGGCGGTGTAGAGGCGGGAACCGGGCCACCAGAAGTGGGCGCGGGCCTCGGCGAGGAGCTCGGCGGAGTCCTCGGTGCGGAGGAAGCGGACCAGGCCCTCGGCGTCTATCTCGACGGTGAGCGTGCCCACGGTCAACTGGCCCCGGCCGTCCTCGATCTTGATCGTGGACGAGGTGGCGGGCGGGCTCTCCAGCAACGCGCCCGGCAGCCCCTCGAGGATCGGCCCGCCGAGCCGCGACCGGACCCGGACCGCGTCCGGACCCCACGGCTCGATGCGGAGCGTCTCCTGGCGGCCGCTCCACTCCAGGCCGCCGTCCCGCTCACGGAACGTGCCGATGGTGGGAGACGACTGCGCGAGGCTGACAGCGCCCTGCTGGGGCTGATTTTCGGCAGGCTGAGTCACGAGGGGTGCTCCTGGAGGCGAGTGGAGACAGGTGGTGCCCCAGCGGGGCCGCTCGGGCTGCTCGGTGCGGAGGAACAGAGGGGTTCGTCAGAGCGCCGACGGCGCGGGTCCCGTACTCGTCCGGACGGTCAACTCGGGCGCGATGAGCACGACTTCGTCCTTGCCGCGGCCTTCCAGCTTGGCCACGAGGCGTTCCACGGCGTGCCGGCCCATGTCCTGTGCGGGGATGGCGACCGAGGTGAGCCGTACCGAGGCCTGGGTGGCGACCTGGTCGGGGCAGACCGCGACGACGGACACGTCCTCGGGCACGGCGCGGCCCTGCTGGCGCAGCAGGGCGAGCAGCGGCTCGACGGCCGACTCGTTCTGCACGACGAAGCCCGTGGTGCCCGGACGCTCGTCGAGGATGCGGGCGAGGGTCACGGCCATCGCGTCGTAGCCGCCCTCGCAGGGCCGGTGCAGCAGGCGCACACCCAACTCCTGGGCCCGGGTGCGCAGTCCGTCCAGGGTGCGCTCGGCGAAGCCGGTATGCCGTTCGTACACTGCCGGGGCCTCGCCGATGACAGCGATGTCGCGGTGGCCGAGCATCGCGAGGTGCTCGACACACAGGGCGCCGGTGGCCCGGAAGTCGAGGTCGACGCAGGTCAGTCCCGAGGTGTCGGCGGGCAGGCCGATGAGGACGGAGGGCTGGTCGGTGCCGCGCAGCAACGGCAGCCGCTCGTCGTCGAGTTCGACGTCCATCAGGATCATCGCGTCGGCGAGCCCGCTGCCGGTGACGCGGCGCACGGCGTCGGGGCCCTCCTCGCCGGTGAGCAGCAGGACGTCGTAGCCGTGCAGCCGGGCCGTGGTGGCCACCGCGATGGCGATCTCCATCATCACCGGCACGTACATGTCGGTGCGCAACGGGACCATCAGCGCGATGATGTTGGACCTGCTGCTGGCCAGGGCGCGGGCGCCCGCGTTGGGGTGGTAGCCCAGCTCGCGGATGCTCTGCTCCACCCGGTGCCGGGTGGCGCCGGAGATGGACCGCTTGCCGCTGAGGACATAGCTCACCGTGCTCGCCGAGACTCCGGCGTGCTGGGCGACCTCGGCGAGGGTGACCATCCAGCTCTCCAAGCTTTGTGAAGCGCTTCGACAGTGCGCAGTACGAACAAGGGCGGGTGAGGGTGGTTCGACAGTAGCTCCACCGGAGGTGGGTGTCCATAGGCTGTCGAAGCGCTTCGACATCGAGTTGGTACGGGCTCCCCTTCGGGCCTCCCGGCGGCTGTTCCGGGGTGTGGGGTTCCTCCCTACCATGGCCGATCGCGGGGGGCCACGGAACGGAATCGGCAGAGCCCGGCCGGCGGATCGGCCCGGGGGCGGCCCACACCACCCTCCACGGCAACCTTTGACGCCCCGGCGCCCACTGAGGGGACGCAAGCGATCACCCCCTTCGTGAGGACCCGCCCCATGCAGCACCGCCGCCGCCCCCGCCTCTCCAAGAAGGCGAAGACTCTCGTCTCCGGCACGGTCGCGCTCGCCGCGGCCGTCGGCGTGACCGTCGCGCAGGCGGACGAGTCCGGCAAGAAGTGCACGGACTTCGACACCGTCACGCTCGGCAAGTACTACGTGAACAACAACGTCTGGAACCGGGAGAAGGCCACCGGCACCCAGTGCGTCTGGGACAACTCCCGGTCGGGGTCGACCATTTCGTGGGGCACGGACTACAGCCTGGCCAACAGCGGCACCGGCAAGGACCACGACGTGAAGTCCTACGCGTCCAGCGTCCTCGGCTGGCATTGGGGCTGGAAGGTCGACAAGGCCGCCACCGGTCTGCCGATCCGCGTCGGCGACCGCAAGCCGGTGAAGACCGGCTGGGAGTTCACCGTCAGCTCGAACCCCGGCGTCATGAACGTCGCCTACGACCTGTGGCTGCACGACAAGAACACCGCGGACTGGCAGGACCAGCCCACCGACGAGGTCATGATCTGGCTCAACCGGCAGGGCGGCGCGGGTCCCCTCGGCGGCAAGTACGGATCCGTCAGCCTCGGCGGCGCCATGTGGGACATCTACCAGGGCGACATCGGCTGGAAGGTGTACTCCTTCGTCCGCCGCACCAACACCACCAAGGCCACGCTCAACCTGGACGACTTCACCCAGGCCCTCGTTCGGCGCAAGCTGCTGAGCAACGAAAAGTACGTCTCCGGCATCGAGTCCGGCACCGAGGTTTTCAAGGGCACCGGGCGCCTTGACACCAAGGCGTACTCCGTCAACATCGGCTGAACGGCCGCGTCCCAGGGGTGGTGGGCACGCTCGGTATCGGGTACATACGATCGAGTAGCACCGGTCGGTAACCATGATCCCGATTCGCGGTGAGGTGGCCCTCATGTCCGCACCACAACAGAAGCCCGTCGTCACCGAACGCGAGGCCCGGCAGGTGGCCGAAGCGGCCCGGGAACAGGACTGGCGCAAGCCCAGCTTCGCCAAGGAACTGTTCCTCGGCCGATTCCGGCTCGACCTCATCCACCCTCACCCCATGCCGCCCGACGAGGACGCCCGGCGCGGCGAGGAGTTCCTCGCCAGGCTCCGTGACTTCTGCGAGAGCAAGGTGGACGGCGCCCTCGTCGAGCGCGAGGCCCGGATCCCCGACGAGGTCATCGCCGGCCTCAAGGAGCTCGGCGCCCTCGGCATGAAGATCGACACCAAGTACGGCGGCCTCGGCCTCACCCAGGTGTACTACAACAAGGCCCTGGCCCTCGCGGGCTCCGCCTGTCCCGCGATCGGCGTCCTCCTGTCCGCCCACCAGTCGATCGGCGTCCCCCAGCCGCTGAAGATGTTCGGCACCCAGGAGCAGAAGGAGACCTTCCTGCCCCGGTGCGCCCGCACCGACATCAGCGCCTTCCTCCTCACCGAGCCGGACGTCGGCTCCGACCCGGCCCGGCTCGCCACGAGCGCGGTGCCCGACGGGGACGAGTACGTCCTCGACGGGGTGAAACTGTGGACCACCAACGGTGTGGTCGCCGACCTGCTGGTCGTGATGGCCCGGGTCCCCAAGAGCGAGGGCCACAAGGGCGGCATCACGGCCTTCGTCGTCGAGAGCGACTCACCCGGCATCACCGTCGAGAACCGCAACGCCTTCATGGGCCTGCGCGGCATCGAGAACGGCGTCACCCGCTTTCACCAGGTCCGGGTCCCGGCGGCCAACCGCATCGGCCCGGAGGGCGCCGGCCTCAAGATCGCGCTGACCACCCTCAACACCGGCCGCCTCTCGCTTCCCGCGTCCTGTGTCGCCGCCGGCAAGTGGTGCCTGAAGATCGCCCGCGAATGGTCCGCGGCCCGCGAGCAGTGGGGCAAGCCCATCGCCGACCACGAGGCCGTGGGCGCGAAGATCAGTTTCATCGCGGCGACGACCTTCGCCCTGGAGGCCGTACTGGACCTTTCCAGCCAGATGGCCGACGAGGACCGGAACGACATCCGCATCGAGGGCGCCCTGGCCAAGCTCTTCTCCTCCGAGATGGCCTGGCTCATGGCCGACGAACTGGTCCAGATCCGTGGCGGCCGCGGCTTCGAGACGGCGGCCTCCCTGGCGGCCCGCGGCGAACGCGCGGTCCCGGCCGAGCAGGTCCTGCGCGACCTCCGCATCAACCGCATCTTCGAGGGCTCGACGGAGATCATGCACCTCCTCATCGCCCGCGAGGCGGTCGACGCCCACCTCTCCGTCGCCGGCGACCTGATCGACCCGGAGAAATCCCTGTCGGACAAGGCGAAAGCAGGCGCCCAGGCAGGCGCCTTCTACGCCAAGTGGCTGCCGAAACTGGTGGCGGGCCAGGGCCAACTCCCATACTCGTACAACGAATTCAAACGCGAGGTCGACCTCTCGGTCCACCTCCGCTACGTCGAACGCACCGCCCGCAAACTCGCCCGCTCCACCTTCTACGCCATGTCCCGCTGGCAGGGCCGCATGGAGACCAAGCAGGGCTTCCTCGGCCGGATCGTCGACATCGGCGCGGAACTCTTCGCGATGAGCGCGGCCTGCGTGCGCGCCGAGCTCCTGCGCACCACCGAGGACCACGGCCGCGAGGCCTACCAGCTCGCCGACGCCTTCTGCCGGCAGTCCCGCATCCGCGTCGAGGAACTCTTCGGCCGCCTGTGGACCAACACCGACGACCTGGACCGCAAGGTCGTCAAGGGCGTCATGTCCGGCACCTACGCATGGCTGGAGGAGGGCATCGTCGACCCGTCGGGCGAGGGCCCGTGGATCGCCGACGCCGCCCCGGGCCCCTCGGAGAAGGAGAACGTCCACCGCCCGATCCGCTGAGCGACCGACACGGGTGTCCTCTTGCGAAGGGGACACCCTTGTCCGGCGCACCCGCTCGAACCATCACGCGGGAGGACCGGAAACTCACCCAGGACGATCTGGGCACCGCGACAAAACTCGGTCGCGGCCGGATCGACCAGGTCGAGCGC
Above is a window of Streptomyces sp. NBC_00490 DNA encoding:
- a CDS encoding acyl-CoA dehydrogenase family protein, producing MSAPQQKPVVTEREARQVAEAAREQDWRKPSFAKELFLGRFRLDLIHPHPMPPDEDARRGEEFLARLRDFCESKVDGALVEREARIPDEVIAGLKELGALGMKIDTKYGGLGLTQVYYNKALALAGSACPAIGVLLSAHQSIGVPQPLKMFGTQEQKETFLPRCARTDISAFLLTEPDVGSDPARLATSAVPDGDEYVLDGVKLWTTNGVVADLLVVMARVPKSEGHKGGITAFVVESDSPGITVENRNAFMGLRGIENGVTRFHQVRVPAANRIGPEGAGLKIALTTLNTGRLSLPASCVAAGKWCLKIAREWSAAREQWGKPIADHEAVGAKISFIAATTFALEAVLDLSSQMADEDRNDIRIEGALAKLFSSEMAWLMADELVQIRGGRGFETAASLAARGERAVPAEQVLRDLRINRIFEGSTEIMHLLIAREAVDAHLSVAGDLIDPEKSLSDKAKAGAQAGAFYAKWLPKLVAGQGQLPYSYNEFKREVDLSVHLRYVERTARKLARSTFYAMSRWQGRMETKQGFLGRIVDIGAELFAMSAACVRAELLRTTEDHGREAYQLADAFCRQSRIRVEELFGRLWTNTDDLDRKVVKGVMSGTYAWLEEGIVDPSGEGPWIADAAPGPSEKENVHRPIR
- a CDS encoding glycosyl hydrolase family 95 catalytic domain-containing protein; amino-acid sequence: MNVYVNPDTDVVHRTWEPRPAARWEDGFLSGNGHHGALVFGEPGDERVVVTHHTLVRPNGAEQARPPELAAGLPALQDRLLAGETAAAESFTDGRDLQWVQPFHPAFQVRLRSVPGSTTRRYRRSVTFTTGVVHHRYECWGSRVFVSRADDVIVQQVVAADLDISLDHHLPGAPKDLGVGHGAVLTPEGALLTLRARYPGSDRAYTGVTLVLVTGGTTTLTPPGLRITGAESVLLLTRVLRHTGELDVLEHARALRELAPEHEDPFTFLLDRHTALHRTAYERVTLDLHAGPAERALPGSELLDRTESPALLERLFAAGRYHLLSASGLFPPRLTGLWTGDWDTAWSGAFTNDANVNLQTASAAAAALPEVTEALASLIHGQLDDWRDNARAVFGARGVVAPPHSDGESGLTYHFSREYPLHLWTAGADWLLKPLVDHDETRGERDPRTAAVLAEVALFYEDFLTRTDTGGNLVVVPSYSPENRPANGSWGAINAAMDLSAARHALHTAADYHPESAERRRALADRLPPHRINDDGALAEWAWPGLDDTYDHRHLSHLYGVWPLDEITPYDTPDLAAAAHRALELRGAENDSAHGHLHHALVAARLRDGERVAHALGQVLKGDFFHASLMSAHYPNRDVYNADAAHTLPAVLIEMLVQSTPDRLVLLPALPAAYPSGELKGVRTRFGAELDLSWTPQEATAVLRPTRTHRIEIRTSTGARPLDLVAGEDHVLPLGAW
- a CDS encoding GH12 family glycosyl hydrolase domain-containing protein gives rise to the protein MQHRRRPRLSKKAKTLVSGTVALAAAVGVTVAQADESGKKCTDFDTVTLGKYYVNNNVWNREKATGTQCVWDNSRSGSTISWGTDYSLANSGTGKDHDVKSYASSVLGWHWGWKVDKAATGLPIRVGDRKPVKTGWEFTVSSNPGVMNVAYDLWLHDKNTADWQDQPTDEVMIWLNRQGGAGPLGGKYGSVSLGGAMWDIYQGDIGWKVYSFVRRTNTTKATLNLDDFTQALVRRKLLSNEKYVSGIESGTEVFKGTGRLDTKAYSVNIG
- a CDS encoding glycoside hydrolase family 31 protein, which translates into the protein MTQPAENQPQQGAVSLAQSSPTIGTFRERDGGLEWSGRQETLRIEPWGPDAVRVRSRLGGPILEGLPGALLESPPATSSTIKIEDGRGQLTVGTLTVEIDAEGLVRFLRTEDSAELLAEARAHFWWPGSRLYTAVGNGHHRLEQRFAAYDDEKLYGLGQHQHGRLDQKGLVLDLVQRNAEVGIPVLSSSRGYTLLWNNPAIGRVELAHNGTRWVADSARQIDYWITAGAPADGQRRYSAVTGRTPMMPEWAAGFWQCKLRYRTQDELLAVAREYKRRGLPISAIVCDFFHWTHLGDWKFDLSEWPDPGAMVRELEELGIKLVVSVWPSVSPLSENHQLMEQRGYFIGTQYGPMAHADWPDKEVASTVQVAFYDATNPEARDFMWSRVRDNYLIPYGITAFWLDACEPELKPGFSENLRYWAGPGLEVGNSYPAENARTFHEGLTAEGEEVITLNRSAWAGSQRYGAALWSGDIGTDFPTLRRQIAAGLNTALSGIPWWNTDIGGFHGGDPDDEAYREVMVRWFQFGALSPLMRLHGFRDPGMPLGPEMTGGPNEVWSYGEEAGAILERYLRLRERLKPYVLQVMREAHEEGLPPMRPLFLEFPEDHAAWSVDDAYLFGGDLLVAPVLTAGATARTAYLPAGATWTDAWTGETYEGGTTVTVDAPLDRIPLFLRDGARLPVAE
- a CDS encoding glycoside hydrolase family 12 protein; amino-acid sequence: MAKSTLRKITMAILAPAMALGATVGLASAPASAAVWNSCDQWGSTSLNGYTLYNNIWGSGAGSQCIWANSGTNWGVWADHPNTGGIKSYPDSKKVINKTITSLGSLSSSYNVTVPSSGAYNTSYDIWDTDYDYEIMLWVNYNGAVGPLGTSQGNVTLGGHTWTVYKGSNGANEVFSFLRTSDSTSGTVNVLPILKWIKDTKGWFGNETIGDVQFGYEITSSSGGLNFTTNNLTVSSS
- a CDS encoding LacI family DNA-binding transcriptional regulator, which produces MVTLAEVAQHAGVSASTVSYVLSGKRSISGATRHRVEQSIRELGYHPNAGARALASSRSNIIALMVPLRTDMYVPVMMEIAIAVATTARLHGYDVLLLTGEEGPDAVRRVTGSGLADAMILMDVELDDERLPLLRGTDQPSVLIGLPADTSGLTCVDLDFRATGALCVEHLAMLGHRDIAVIGEAPAVYERHTGFAERTLDGLRTRAQELGVRLLHRPCEGGYDAMAVTLARILDERPGTTGFVVQNESAVEPLLALLRQQGRAVPEDVSVVAVCPDQVATQASVRLTSVAIPAQDMGRHAVERLVAKLEGRGKDEVVLIAPELTVRTSTGPAPSAL